From a region of the Fischerella sp. JS2 genome:
- the psbU gene encoding photosystem II complex extrinsic protein PsbU: MERGGKIVKKLVRLLTVFSFLLVGCLAWLGTPQIAQASNLNSFALPSVSVLAVEQITSLRNPADAKLADVYGDKIDLNNTNVRAFQKYPGLYPTLAGKIIKNAPYKEVEDVLNIKGLSERQKQILQANLDNFKVTEVEPVYTEGFDRFNNGIYR; this comes from the coding sequence ATGGAAAGAGGTGGAAAAATCGTGAAAAAATTGGTGCGTTTATTAACAGTCTTTAGTTTTTTGTTGGTAGGATGCTTGGCATGGTTAGGTACGCCTCAGATAGCCCAAGCAAGCAATTTGAATAGTTTTGCTTTGCCATCGGTTTCTGTTTTAGCGGTTGAACAAATTACCAGCCTGCGTAACCCAGCAGATGCCAAGCTTGCAGATGTATATGGTGACAAAATTGATTTAAATAACACCAATGTGCGAGCTTTTCAGAAATATCCCGGCTTGTATCCTACCCTAGCAGGCAAAATTATCAAAAATGCTCCTTACAAAGAGGTAGAGGATGTATTGAACATTAAAGGATTAAGCGAACGTCAAAAACAAATCCTCCAAGCTAACCTAGATAACTTCAAAGTTACAGAAGTAGAACCAGTCTATACCGAAGGATTTGATCGTTTTAACAACGGTATCTACAGATAA
- a CDS encoding SAM-dependent chlorinase/fluorinase yields MSKNQEKPQRLLTLLSDFGDRDVYVGVMKGAIAQINPKLKVIDLTHQIPPQNIVAARFCLMDAYPYFPEGTVHVAVVDPGVGGQRRAIAVEFANGYLVGPDNGLFSGVLTHSPVIAAMELTNPDYWRTSNPSTTFHGRDIFAPVGAHLASGVSLQQLGTQINPESLVKLKIAEYSQSENIITGCIQYIDHFGNLVSNIPGTYIQDKSWSVLVGDKIIPGSGTYGDVEIGDAIALVGSHGWVELAINSGNARSQLQMNLGDTIQVVIEVGRWGDGEVGR; encoded by the coding sequence ATGTCAAAGAATCAAGAAAAACCACAGAGACTGCTAACTTTACTAAGTGATTTTGGCGATCGCGATGTGTATGTAGGCGTAATGAAAGGAGCGATCGCCCAAATTAACCCCAAGCTCAAGGTGATAGACTTAACACACCAAATTCCGCCACAAAATATTGTCGCAGCTAGGTTTTGTCTCATGGATGCTTACCCTTACTTTCCTGAGGGAACAGTACATGTAGCGGTGGTAGATCCAGGTGTGGGAGGGCAAAGAAGAGCGATCGCTGTAGAATTTGCCAATGGATACTTGGTAGGGCCAGATAACGGCTTATTTAGTGGAGTGTTGACTCACAGTCCTGTTATTGCTGCGATGGAACTGACAAATCCTGATTACTGGCGCACTTCAAATCCTAGCACTACATTTCATGGTCGAGATATATTTGCCCCAGTGGGGGCGCATCTGGCTAGTGGTGTTTCCCTCCAACAGCTAGGAACACAAATAAATCCAGAAAGCTTAGTCAAGTTAAAAATAGCTGAATACAGCCAAAGCGAGAATATAATCACAGGTTGTATTCAATATATTGATCACTTTGGTAACTTAGTCAGTAACATCCCTGGAACTTACATCCAAGACAAAAGCTGGAGCGTGCTTGTGGGTGACAAAATCATACCAGGAAGCGGAACTTATGGAGATGTGGAAATTGGGGATGCGATCGCCCTTGTTGGCAGTCACGGTTGGGTAGAACTAGCGATCAATAGCGGTAATGCGCGATCGCAACTACAGATGAATTTGGGAGATACCATACAAGTAGTAATCGAGGTGGGGAGATGGGGAGATGGGGAGGTAGGGAGATAG